The stretch of DNA TTTGTTCCAACGTCTCAACCAATGGTACATAGATAGAAAAACTCTTCACCATGTCAATAAAcattttgaattggttctcactatttttctttgcaagcctttgagggtatggaagaggaggccttggcattggtgccttagcctttggcactaccggctcCGGCATGTCAATtatgtgctccctagacgggttcacctcttcttgcgtctcctccacattttcatcaatatcaattctcactttgtcattagcttgaaccacattgcttggaattcCATATTATTGAACTACAaaatcatcatccacaattcttctttgatttgaggtggttgcatctccaccttttccacttctcgTAGTCACGGCCATAACATGTCCCGTATTATTCCCcccccctttgggttcaccatcgtatcacttggtagtgcccccttaggacgagtgttcaatGCTTGTGAGATTTGGCGAAGTTAAACCTCCAAATTgtggattgaagtgttgtgggaggctaattgagcatcggagtcggcatttttctccaacatttgtttgaacatattttcaatctgtcccatctcattgttagaaGAGTTCGGGTTCTGGCCTTGAGAAGGATAGGTGGTGGATTGCTCGGTTGTTggaacatcgggggcctttgaaaacccgacccccgattgttGTTATTTTTCCACCCTCCTTGATTACCTccccaattactttgattgttgccaccccaattgccttggtttccttgattattccaattgccttgattgttgttgccaCAACTCCAATTGCCTTAGTGGCCTTGGTTATTCCAATTTACTTGATTTcattgtgatctccattgttgttgattttgagcattgtttctttgaccttgataattgttgacgtattgcacttcttcttcttgctcattaTACGAATCACCTTGGTCATACCCATTATCATCTTACATAATTGTTACGGACGTCTTTTCCATTCTTGACCTTTTTGCCgtctcttgttcatcatcatatttacaCCTTCCATCACATTCCCTTGTTTCGGCCCTTGAATTTGTTGCAACTGAGCTTTGGCCAGTTGGTTCATTGTGGTTGTTAACTCTgcgatagcttgcccatgatcatgtagttccttgtgtaggtgaatgacATTGGGGTCACCTTACAGAACATTAGCCCTACTTTGCCATACCGATgaggtatccgccatctcatccaaaatttcacaagATTCGACATAAGGTGTGTTCATGAAGTTCCTGCCGGAGAGTTGATTCACCACacattgatttgttgtgttgatccccttgtagaaggtttgttggatcatgtCCTCGGTAATATCATGATTTGGGAAATCTTTAACCATGGTATGATATCTTTCCCAAATATCATGCaatggttcattgggctcttacTTGAACGCTAGAATTTCATCCTGTAGTGTATCCATGTGCCCcgaagagaagaatttggcaatgaattgtttggccaactcatcccatgtatgtatggaatgattgggcaatccCTCCAGCCAGTCCAATGCTTTTTCCCGtaaagagaaaggaaatagcctcaacctcagCGCGTCCTACAAAACATTTGTTTTCCTGCTCCCCCAACAAATATCGACGAACCCCTTGAGATTCTTGTAAGCATTTTTAtttggagccccggtgaagaatcccgattgctcaagtagtgtaagcatcacgttggtgatttgaaagATGCATGCCCTAATGCGAGGCGgtactatagcacttgcataacccTCGTTTGGCAACACCTGGTGCGCTACCGCTCTTGGTAGAGGTAGGGGAGGGACGAGAACATTATTAGAAGGCGGTCAGCCTTGcatatttgcttgaggttcgggaagaacctcatctccttgatcatcgtccacttcctcccttaatggcaaattaccaatgggctcgttgttgagagccattatCATACTTATAagcaattcaaaaataaaattagtgactcagaaggaaaagaagacataTTACACAAAAACATAGATATATATCTAAATctgtttaactccccggcaacggtgccaaaaattgatgtcgcccaaactcacaccacaaatataggtagtgaggtgGTTGAAGCAATAATAAAATATAACGCAAGTCGGagtcgaatcctcagggagttagaattgggattaggtatatatttagtgtaattataaattatgccttagattacacttccacattcttgtttgttatttctacttctactttaaactattgattgcaattataaaattaggaaacaatatttttggttttggttattttccaaatgataaaagatctagggtcgtgacttccacctaggtggttacctcaTGGGTTAAAAACTCTAGGACAAGCctgattggtcggggttgtaatatagcaatcacacgcaattacccattttatacctctcggtagtttgagtggttttgcccaatttggctttctcaagtccaaatgggtattgcacaaaacaagttataaatgctcaagtcgggtcttactatctatagattcaaccctttaattggggctatcaatttcttgagtttacCCCAATTTGTTATTAGGCAAGTTTTCCTAGAAGTCTATCATTCTCAATTAGAGACtcagtcaattaggcatgaatcaatgtttgcaacaattaattctttaattcaagcaagaactaggctaaatatcactaacccaatcacaaataagTCCTTAATCAAACACTCTTTAattacccacactagggttgggccacaaccctagctagaaatttagctactcatgaaaaatgaagaaatacaagaagaaattaagaaatTATGcttaataattgattaaggaaagaaaatctaatttttagaagctaatctagtacaatattactcaaaacagtaaataaaaacggctcaggtgctctcccaaaacaaaacttaccctaaa from Nicotiana tomentosiformis chromosome 11, ASM39032v3, whole genome shotgun sequence encodes:
- the LOC138901137 gene encoding uncharacterized protein, with product MALNNEPIGNLPLREEVDDDQGDEELHDHGQAIAELTTTMNQLAKAQLQQIQGPKQGNVMEGVNMMMNKRRQKANDKVRIDIDENVEETQEEVNPSREHIIDMPEPVVPKAKAPMPRPPLPYPQRLAKKNSENQFKMFIDMVKSFSIYVPLVETLEQMVGYAKFMKDLVTKKRIGQPRPTSIRLQMVDRTMKRPLGIINDVLVRVDKFILPADSVILDCEVDYEVPIILGRPFLAMGKALVNVRIGELTCRVGDKDQIATKFVHSWI